The genomic window aataaaataaaaactcagtttggtgttATTGTAAAAAATGTTCGCACTGATgatgctcttgaatttaaatcttcagttctacttcagttttatgccaatcatgggattcgaccacaatatacatgtccccacacatccgaacaaaatggtgttgctgaatgCAAACATCGACAACTTCTAAATGTGGCCCGCACCCTCATGTTGCATATTCATATGCCTGCCTActtttggggtgatgccatTCTTACCGCTTGCTACCTCACCAATAGATTGCCCTCGTTTGCCATCCAAGAACGCATCcccattcaaatactatatccagatcgaccattatttcatatacatcccaaagtatttggatgcaatTGCTTTGCATATatcttgggcccaaacaaaaacaaacttactGCCCAAGTTGtcaaatgtgtgttcattggatatTCTGCTAATCAAAAAGGCTATCGTTGCTTTGATCCCcataacaagaaagagattgtcagtgcggatgttacattctttgagtctcgtccttgtTTTTTTGCTCCAAGTACCACTATTTCTGAGCTTCCTGtgtctgttcctcttcctattccaccagtatCACTTGAGTCTATTCCTTCCTCTCAACCACTGTTAGGTGATcgttttcttgatcctccattAGTCTGTACTCGGCGTCAAGGTCTCTCTTCAAACCGCCCACCAGAATCTCATGAGGTAAGTTCCTATGGTAAGATTGACTCAGGAAGGAATGATGACTATTATGCAGATGATCtacctattgctattcgcaagggccaaCGACAATGCACAAGGCATCCGATTTCTAACTCGGTTTCTATGGACCATTTGagcacaagtttggtgcagtttgatcgagctatgACTAGTCACACTATTCTGACCTCTCACCACCAAGTGTTATTAGATTCACGATGGAAGCATGCTATGCAGGacgaaatggatgctcttctttctagggagacttgggacttggtggaCCCACCgatgaattgtgatgttgttgctccaaatgggtattcaccatcaaatatcattctgatgggtccGTAGAGCGATTCAAAGcccgtcttgttgctaaaggctatacacagacttatggggtAGACTTTTTTGAGACGTTTTCGCCTGTGGCACGGCTAGGTACTATTCACATAGTTATATCTCTTGCAGTCTAGCAAGATTGGCCTCTTTTTtagcttgatgtgaaaaatgcatttctatatggtGATCTGTCTGAAACAGTCTATATacaacaaccacctggttttgaacgacaggaggagtgttccaaggtatgcaaactcaaaaaggctatctatAGACTTTAACaaagtccccgtgcatggttccataagctaagTGAGGTTGTCTTTAAATGTGGATTTCAAAGATCTCAGCTTGATCACTCGTTATTTATCAAGAGAGGGActtctggtatagtgatattgattatatatgttgatgatattgtcctGGAGAAAGTgctcaagagatagctcagacaaaggagtttctacagaaacactttgtcacaaaagatcttggtcaacttcattatttccttggtattgaagtggcTCATAGTAGTAAAGGGATTGtgttgtctcaaaggaaatatgttcttgatcttctgcagaaAAAAAGGTTATTGAGAGCCAAACCTGctacacttcctatgaatcctcaAATTCATATGCACGATGATGAATCAGAGGCTTTTGACTCTCgttcttacagatctctgataggaaaacttttatatttgatcATCACTCGTCCAGACATCAACTTTGCTGTAAATAAGCTTAGTCAATTCATGGAGAAACCTTGAAAAGTTCATTGGGAGGCTGCTTTAATggtgataaaatacttgaaatcggCCCCCGAAAAgaggttatggttcaaaaaaggagaatgtgtggacatagaagcatatagtgatgctgattatgcagggtcaaTAAATGACAGGAGatctactacaggtttttgcatctttattggcaggaatcttatttcttgaaggagcaagaaacaaaatgtggttgctagatTGAGTGCCGAGTCTGATTATAGGGCAATAGCTCAAACGGctgctgaaatgtcatgggtcaaatCAGTGCTTCTAGAATTGGGAATATCAGTGAAACTTtttatgaagatgtattgtgataacagagcAACTACCTACATTGTAAATAACcatgtttttcatgagaggacgaaacacattgaagtggattgccattatGTTCGAGACTTGGTACAAGAAAGAGTCATTAGCACAATTCATGTTTCCTCCGAAGATCAAGCAACTGATATGTTTACTAATACTCTTTCCATTGGAGATTTCTTGAGAtgatgtaacaagctgagcatgattgatatctatgctccagcttgagggggagtgttaaagttCTTTTTAGAGTCAGTTTGAGGCTTTCTGTAATATTAGAAAGTGGACTAGGgactacttattgttttcttatattttagtggactgaaattgtaaatatgtagtctttaccctaatctcttttaacctgagattagggttacgtgatcAATAACAGaaacgactctctctctctgattacGACAACCTCCAAATTGAGTGATCTTTGGTTTGCACTCTATAGACACATGGATCATGCTGCCAATGTTatttgtatcgtacgatacggacgcgtatcgtacgatacgtatcgtccatatcaacaaaaatgataCGATACGAGTTATACgcacgatacgcgtgcgtatcgcaCGCGTATCGCCCGTACTGTGCGATACGgtcaccgtatcgtacgatactgggttaaaatgaaaaaggggcaCGACAGCCCCTTTTTTGCGTCTTCTTTTTAAAactacgctcctctctctctcttctattgaTTCTAAACACTGCAatagacgtgggagggagagattttctccatttgcatcaagatttgcggtgaagaagctttatttcttgttgtggggagtctcgggacggtgggaagcttggagaaagagggttttttagtttctaacaccaagaaggtgagaaataactcatttttgctgttgaatcattcatttctcttatttcctacatttatttgtatgtttttacttgttttgtgaataTATAATGTCAGATCCTGCATGGctgtggtgtacaagggtgaatcccaaagataggttaagaattaagtgcaattattgtaagcaaatcatatcaggagagctctctcgctttaaaaaccatatagctggtacacacaacgatgtggctgcttgcaatggctcccaagagaacccattgccagcgtatgtaaagcaccagtgtatGGAGCTTCttaatgcagtgaaagcaaataggattgaaaaagaaatgcaagatgcagaggaaggatatggggacccacatgcacaggaagaaagtgaaggtgaagacgTTGACCTTGAAGAAGAacatgttggtgtcagtttgggaacagcTAAAGGGAAAGACATTATGCATACAGGTGGTTCTTCAAgtgcaaccaaaaaaagaagaggtgtaAGTACAGGTTTACGAGGACGTGGCAGGAGTGGGGGTCGTACTGGTgttggtagagtacctactatgaagtcaagtaatatgtctggttcgatcaagaatttttttcccaattatactgctgttggtgctcagcctgagattcgtacGGCCATGTGTTCAAAAGATattattgaagcagcagatgaaaccataggaaggtggttctatgacgcatccattcctttcaatgcagcaaactctttt from Nymphaea colorata isolate Beijing-Zhang1983 chromosome 6, ASM883128v2, whole genome shotgun sequence includes these protein-coding regions:
- the LOC116256753 gene encoding uncharacterized protein LOC116256753, whose amino-acid sequence is MSDPAWLWCTRVNPKDRLRIKCNYCKQIISGELSRFKNHIAGTHNDVAACNGSQENPLPAYVKHQCMELLNAVKANRIEKEMQDAEEGYGDPHAQEESEGEDVDLEEEHVGVSLGTAKGKDIMHTGGSSSATKKRRGVSTGLRGRGRSGGRTGVGRVPTMKSSNMSGSIKNFFPNYTAVGAQPEIRTAMCSKDIIEAADETIGRWFYDASIPFNAANSFHFQAIADAIATVGRGYKIPSFHKLRGKILYNVVRDVKAYCDELKLSWKATGCSVMADGWTDIKNRTLVNFLVYCPLGTMFLKSVDLSDTPMTTDVLFELFDKAIQEVGPQNVVQFITDNAVN